A genome region from Nocardiopsis exhalans includes the following:
- a CDS encoding HU family DNA-binding protein, which yields METGTGRRINKREFISRAARRSGLSIKTMSQAHQALMGELIDSVAGGDVVVLNGFGRFYRQDHKGHKVRFGKESVGDYSVLKFSASRSVNRSLDACHGVLDGITETRREFAVV from the coding sequence ATGGAAACAGGGACGGGCCGGCGCATCAACAAGCGCGAATTCATCTCACGCGCGGCGAGGAGGTCGGGGCTGTCGATCAAGACGATGAGCCAGGCCCACCAGGCGCTCATGGGTGAGCTCATCGACTCCGTGGCCGGAGGCGACGTGGTCGTGCTCAATGGCTTCGGGCGGTTCTACAGGCAGGACCACAAGGGGCACAAGGTCCGCTTCGGCAAGGAGAGCGTCGGCGACTACTCGGTGCTGAAGTTCTCCGCCTCGCGCAGCGTCAACCGCAGCCTCGACGCCTGCCACGGCGTGCTCGACGGAATCACGGAGACCCGGCGCGAGTTCGCCGTGGTGTGA